A portion of the Juglans microcarpa x Juglans regia isolate MS1-56 chromosome 1D, Jm3101_v1.0, whole genome shotgun sequence genome contains these proteins:
- the LOC121265731 gene encoding thaumatin-like protein gives MANALLPFFLCILYSLFFADGIQLIIVNNCKESIWPGVLGTSGQPNPKDGGFHLYSGEEVVLEVGEGWSGRIWGRQGCCFEKQTGKRSCQTGDCAGLLHCQGIGGVPPATLVEMTLGTPKSALHYYDVSLVDGFNLPVSMVPVGGGVGCGVAACEADLNVCCPSALEIKRQGKVVGCKSACLAAKSDRYCCTGDFANPKSCKPTVFAHIFKAICPRAYSYAYDDSTALKTCRAPRYVITFCPPV, from the exons atggcaaatGCCTTACTTCCCTTCTTCCTCTGTATTCTCTACTCCCTCTTCTTCGcag ATGGGATTCAACTCATAATAGTGAACAACTGCAAGGAGAGCATATGGCCTGGAGTTCTTGGCACTTCAGGCCAACCAAATCCCAAAGATGGCGGCTTCCATCTCTATAGCGGCGAGGAAGTAGTCCTCGAAGTCGGGGAGGGATGGTCTGGGAGAATATGGGGCAGACAAGGCTGCTGCTTCGAAAAACAAACTGGCAAGAGGTCATGCCAAACTGGGGACTGCGCGGGGCTTTTACATTGCCAAGGCATTGGCGGCGTCCCTCCGGCCACTTTGGTCGAAATGACACTTGGAACCCCCAAGTCCGCCTTACATTACTATGATGTGAGTTTGGTCGACGGGTTTAATCTTCCTGTGTCAATGGTTCCTGTAGGCGGTGGTGTGGGATGTGGAGTAGCCGCGTGCGAAGCTGACTTGAATGTTTGCTGTCCGTCTGCCTTGGAGATAAAGCGCCAAGGGAAGGTGGTGGGATGCAAAAGCGCCTGTTTGGCCGCAAAGTCGGATAGGTATTGCTGTACTGGGGATTTTGCCAATCCAAAGAGTTGCAAGCCAACGGTGTTTGCTCATATTTTTAAGGCCATCTGCCCCCGGGCTTACAGCTACGCATACGATGATTCTACAGCTCTAAAGACATGCAGGGCTCCTCGGTATGTCATCACGTTTTGCCCTCCTGTTTGA